The following coding sequences lie in one Prionailurus viverrinus isolate Anna chromosome X, UM_Priviv_1.0, whole genome shotgun sequence genomic window:
- the LOC125157456 gene encoding peptidyl-prolyl cis-trans isomerase A-like, whose protein sequence is MLRKTFLIWSSVTVALQMPLPRKLWCCPATVDPTVFFNVTVDGKPLGHVSFEPVADKVPKTAENFRARSNGEKGFGDKGSCFRRIIWEFLCQDCASTCHNGTGGQSIYGEKSDDENFILKHTGPDILSMAHAGPNTNASQVFIPTAKTEWLDGKHVASGKVKEGRNIAEAVEGFGSRNAKANRKTTIADQHLTCVLS, encoded by the coding sequence ATgctaagaaaaacatttcttatcTGGAGCTCTGTAACGGTGGCCTTGCAGATGCCACTGCCCCGGAAGCTCTGGTGCTGTCCAGCCACCGTCGACCCCACCGTGTTCTTCAACGTCACCGTGGATGGCAAGCCCTTGGGCCATGTCTCCTTTGAGCCGGTTGCAGACAAAGTTCCAAAGACAGCAGAAAACTTTCGTGCTCGGAGCAATGGGGAGAAAGGATTTGGTGATAAAGGTTCCTGCTTTCGCAGGATTATTTGGGAATTTCTGTGCCAGGACTGTGCCAGCACATGCCATAATGGCACTGGTGGCCAGTCCATCTATGGGGAGAAATCTGACGATGAGAATTTCATCCTGAAGCACACGGGTCCTGACATCTTGTCCATGGCACACGCTGGACCCAACACAAATGCTTCCCAGGTTTTCATCCCCACTGCCAAGACTGAGTGGTTGGATGGCAAGCATGTGGCCTCTGGCAAGGTGAAAGAGGGAAGGAATATTGCAGAAGCCGTGGAGGGCTTTGGCTCCAGGAATGCCAAGGCCAACAGGAAGACCACTATTGCTGACCAACACTTGACTTGTGTTTTATCTTAA